cttcTATAATGATCGATGTAGGCTTGACGATAAGTGTTATAAGATAAAAGGATGATGATATAGTCAGTAGCATATATGATAAGGCTATAGCacaatctttaaaaaatttcaaaggaacATACCCTTTTGTTACTAAAATCAAACATAATAAAAATCGTGGCCAAGAAGTTAGAGTGTTCTAATATTTATGAATGAAGTAGTTTCCTCTACGTTAAGACCCTCACCTATCAAAGgtatcaaaaatctcaaatgacAACTACCTGCTAATGTAATGGATCGtacttctttttgcattttgctAATAACTAGGCAGTTTAAGAAGCTGGTGGCAAATCCTTTAAATATGCTATgctaacattaaaaaataactcTTGTTCACAAGTTCAATCCGAATTGGTATCTCTGACATATTCCTCATCTCATTTTGCTCTTGGATACCAAGCTGCAGTATGTTTTCTATTTGAGATCTTCTAATATGCTTAAGTGGATAATGAAAATTTAAAGCAAGTTTTCAACTGGATATCAAACTAAAAAGTATAGAAGggagaaaaccaaaagaaatctAGATGGGGGAGTAACTTTTTTCAAGAAAGTGAACAACACTCCTAACAAATCTCATTCTTATTGTTCAAGAAGCTAATTGACTCATGCACATAGTTTTGCTTCACTTAAAGATCCTGTGAGGGCATCACACACTAAGGAAGTATTCCTCATTTCTAGGAAAGTATTCAAGGAAGCAGTTTTACCTGTCCAGCAACAGCCAAACCGTCAGCAAGAAGTGATGATGTCATCCAAACCTGTAAGCATACTTGAAATGCAGCCATAGGAGTTGAACCCAGCCGTGCAGCCATTGAGGCAGCAAGGGTAACACAAATTGTGGCAGCTATCACCCTTGCCAGCAAAAGAATTCCTATGGATAGACACAAGCATTCCTTTAGAATTGGTTATATTCTCAAAATTCGGAAAAGAACTTGTAGCGatataaattgaaatgacaATTCAATTTCTTGTTGTGGCAGCCTTTTCAATATTGTAACTCTGGGGAGCACATGATTATACAACTATGAGCAAATAAATTATCAGTATTTGTATTAAACAAAGGTAACACCTAAAGGACAGCTCTACTCCTTTTgtcaaaggaaggaggaagataaAGTGATAAAGTTGGTTAGTTGATACATGCATCCATATGCATTTGCTAATGCAAGAATATTCACTAACCATTCTTTAAGAACCGGCGAAATTGTAAATCTTTACCGCTGGGAGGTAAGAGATTAACTTGTTTCATCAGCCTCAATAGTAGAATAAGAGATATTAAGTACCTGGTAGAATCACAagataatttataaaaatagaaaatatggTCAATTGTCAATTTTTTAAGACATTATGAACGCATATGAACATGTGAAATAATGTAACTTTTGGAGACATAAGTAAAGAACCGATGAAAATTAGGGATGAATGGCACCACTTACTGAGAAAGAACATGCGCAATTGCAGCACCACTGACTCCCAAACCGCAGGCAAAGATAAGTATTGGATCCAAGACAATATTTGTGAGATCTCCTGCAACTGTTATTCATACCAATCAAATTAACAATCAACTAATTGCCGAGAATAAACATAGTTCCAGTTTGCCAAGCCACAAAAACCACTAACTTCTCTATAGCCATGAAGCATCAGTATACCCTACAAAATGATAACTTTGTAAAATGCAAGAAGGAATATTTTTAGACCCTCCTATTgtattttatttactaactcAAAACACTCAATATCATTTTATTCCTCGGGCTGAAGTTAATTAGAAGATGAACTTCCAACAACTTCATCTAGGATAGGAACTATATACGTTTTAACAAGACATATCATACTATAATCTAGTTAGTGAACTGTTAGAGAATTAggcaaatataaaataattcgCTGTCCATGGAATTGTTAACTTTACCACGAACAAGTTATAGCATTCTAGGACTCTATAATAGTGCAttatgtatgatataatgaatATCAGTTGACAATTTTGTCCAGAAAAAGCACTCTTCCTTTAGCTTAGACTTCATACAAATTGGAAAATCTGATTCTTTGAAGCTTCAATAGAATAGCCCTAATTGATTTacattcattgttttcttctctctcattAGTCCATAGGTGATTTCGCATCGCCTCAGGCACTTTCATCATAAACACATTTGATATTAAACTTAAAATTATAGTAATAATTGTTAAGATACGTGCTATATATACACTATAGACCATTTTCTAACTGGTCTTTTGAGGGAAGAAAACATTAGTTGAACCCAGTATCAAAgaatagatttcaaattctaaCTTTTTTTCTGTTGTAATTCTGCCCATTCTCCTGTTCTTGTAATCATGCCTTCAATCATCTAGTTGATGTAAATTTCATGTATAAGACTTGATTTACACACAACACgaaatattaagaaaattatGTTATGTATACATTGTGAGCCTATTTTTCCATAGTTTACGtctttaataatataaaatgtAGTCTTCTATAAGAAAACATTTAAATGCAGATTTACCATTTTGATGCAGCAATTGGAAACAAAAGTTTTGAGAAAGAATGGGGATATTACTCCCTTACCAGTGGCATAGAGAGGAGTTTTTGTATCCTTGAAGCCACGAAACACGCCTTGCATtgccaaagaaagaagaacagcAGGAGCACCTAGTGCTCTTAATGTCAAGTACTTTCTAGCAGGGGTCATCATGGGAGAATCCTGTCCAAACAAGCAGCAGATGCTTTTAGTTAAAATCATGTCGATAGCTTATTTAGTATCCTCAAATAAATAACACTAGATCCTCCGGCTGAATGTCACTAAAAAATATTGATCATGTAGAaaggtgaaaataaaaaatagcgaGGCCAAGTGTCTATAATGTTACTATTACTAACCTaataatagaaaaggaaaaggattaCTTGGTATAATCTACTTGTGTTTCATCATTATATATCTATGTGAGGAGGCAAACTATTACGAGCACTAAAAGAGTGTTTGAGATTACTATAGCTTTGTGTGTTTTGTTGCTTATACGTAGGGCCGGAAGGGGTTTCCCGGTATCAAGGTTCATATATAAATGTATGACGTTCTCTCATGGAGCCACCTTAAGAATCAGAACTCGAGGAAGGTATCGTGCACGTTTTCTATGTCATATTTTATATCAAACAGATAAAACTTTGCACTTATAATAGTAAGAAGAATTTCAGCAGTTAAAAAAGTTCAGCAAAAGACATAATCAAAAGACTTACAGATTTTATACCCATAAGAGACAAGAGGAGTTTAGCACCAAATATCAGAAACAATGTTTGTAAGAGACCAAGGATCCCGCCAAGTACTAGTGCCGTAGATGCGGAAGGGATATGTCGTCTTTCCTTGCTCAACTTGGCTTTTTTTGGTTTGCTACTGAATATTGGAGTGGACTTACATGTAGTTGCAGAAAAATCTGATCAACCAAAAGTATTGTCATTAGAAACCTAACATCTCAGGTCTTTCGGTGAATTAGTGAAACTAAAAACATGAGAGGAGAGCTACATACATGGATTAAAATTATCAAGATCTATATTTGTTGTGAAGTACCTTTTGGTGGGGGGAAGGGGTGGGATGTAAGCTTTCCCTTTATCCCAAAAATCTAAATGAAAAAGGGGAAAACGATTTTGAATAGACTCATTCAGTTTTTGATTTAGGGCATGGAGCCAACCTCACTTCAATGTCAAacatatatttctcttttttccccctacCTCAGGTCCTGTATAAACATTCTTGCTTGAAGGCTGGTTGGCTTAGTTAGTGAAATGAGTTTGGCAATGCATTTTCAAAGATAAAATACCTTCTGTTGGAACTAAATCTTTCACTTCACGATTGTTGGTGGAACCCCTTTCCAACTTCTCAAGCATTTCATCATCAGGCATCAACTCTTTCATCTCTGTGTTCTTAGTTGAGCATTTCTTAGGGTTTTCATGTTCTTCCAAGCTAGCACATGTTTTTCCAATAGTTTCTTCTTCGGCAACAAATGAAGTTGTTATACTGACTAGTGGGAATATGGTAACCTTTGAAGCttgattaaatatagcaatagAGACTCCTACAGCTGCAATCTCCACTGGACCTGCACACGACAAAGTTAGCATAGCATTGATCTAGTTATCATACCTCTTGAAGCCTAGAGGCAAGTATAATGAGTCATTGTAATGTGTAGATTGGAAATTTCTGAAGTTGTCACAAGGTGAGCTAAGTCCTCAgatttattgttattttgaaCCCATCCACATAATGGTAGGTACCAATGGAAATAAATCAACAAAACCAGCTGTCTATTCACTAAATGTTCTGCATTAGGAAGGCAAGACAGATTCAAGGGGAATTCAGCCACACAATACATTGAAATCTCTTATCGTACCAAAAGCATTTGCATGCTATTGAACGTGGCAATTAAAGTTGTCATTAAGAAATACTCCAGTTGCAACATCCTATTAACAACTCAACTAATCAGTCAAATGATGTCTCAACAAACATAGGAACGTAGACCTAGAATCAAGTTCTTGAACAGTAGAAACCTGGAGCTCCTACCAGCTCAAACTTCTCATGTTCTTGGCCTTTTATAATAACTGTGAATATGATCATACAAAACCACGACATGCTATAGAGCTCATTCTGCAGTCCAAGAAATCGCAATAGCAACCTGCCTAGACTTCGCGGAAAAGCTTAGACTTGATCATCATACCTAAACGACCGATGAATGCAGTATCAATTAAGGAAGCGACGGGGTCAGCCGCCAAAGCCAAGGCAGCGGGAAAAGCAATCCCCCATATCTCTCGACCAAGTTCATCCCTTTTGAATACATGCCTGCAATCCAATTTGAGACCATTGTTTAGCTTTAAAGAAGACAGCTGATGTACATTTCATTTAACTTATTTGGGTCATGACATGACTTGAACAATAAGCTCCCACGACAGACATCACTGATGGGTGAAATGCTTGACATCATGGAAATGAGCTAGTTGGCAAGCCAATTCATTTCTGCCTGGACTTCATTTTACTTGTGCCAAGTGAGTATTACATGAATGAATATCCAAGATGATTAGTATTGTGAAAGATGATATCCTGCCAACGCTAATTGAAATCTTGCACTAAGCATTATTTGGGAGTGTAAATGAGAAATCATAACTAGTCTTAGCCTTAGCTGTTCAAAGATGCAGCCAGAGTAGCCTTACCTTAAGTCTCTGAAGAAGACAGATATTGGAATGTTCCACTTGCTTCTCAATGGATGCTGATCAATTTCCTCTATGACAACCACAGGATCATGCTGATCTGGGCCTTCGGGCATGGCTTCCGGAGTATTTAGGTCACTTTCCTCAATGACACTGTCAGCAACACGAACATCAGAGTCCTCGGCCATGAGAGTCTAAGGAAGATGAACTTGAGTTTTAATCCACCAAAGTTCTAAATAATTCAACCAGGTTGCTGCCACCTAGGACAATGTTGCTCTTGATGCACCGTGATCAAGTGCTCAGTTTCTAGTGTTCATTATTTGCAGTGTAGCAAACTCCAGATCTGGATGAGAAAGAAACAATCGAAACACTAAAATCTTCAGAAAAGTAAGTCCACGAAAATAATGTAAGAATTAGAAATAAGACATTCCAGTGTGTAATTAGATGATCAGTTGTTGAGCGACAAGAAAGAAAGCAAGCAAGCACAAAATATCAGAGAGTTTATGATGGACCTCCATAGCAAGGAAACTCTAGCGGAGTGTACTAAAGTCCATACCTCAAAAGAACGGAGAGATGGTAAAAAGGAAATGGGGAGACATGCATAAGAACTGAGTTAATATAAACACAACCCCCAGCATGATGACAGTTGGTACCTCCCTCAGCTCTTTAGAGGAGCGCATCGGTCAAAAGGGTCTTTCCACTTTGTCTATCAATAACACCATTTTGTGGGGAATAACGCCTCATGCATTATTTGGAGATGCAGAGAGCCAAATTATGAGCTAGTCAACAAAGAAGCGCAAGAAGATTATTTGTCACGTATTTATGAATAAAAAGGCAGGAGATTGTTTTGTCTCTTATTGAAAAGCTTCGGTCTATTTATTATTTGTGACTAGTAACATATCGTAGGCTAGTCAATAAGACAGATGAATGTATATGAATGAGCAAACCAATCTATTCATTGTTTGATGTACATATGCATAGAGTCGCATGCGTGTCGGATTGAGTTTGGCCAAATTCAGAGCATGAGATAACAAGCTATCAAGCCCGACAAAACCTGGTTCCATTACGGGTGAAGCGACAAATGTCAGGCGTATTAATATAAGAAAGAAATTAGACGCCTCGACATTCCATACATGGATACAGCGATGCAACCTCCCTCAGTATCATATTACCCTAGATAGACAACACCGCAGAGTGTTTAAGTCCAAGTCCAACTCACGCTtggagaaaaagattaaaagacCTCTGTCCAAGCATGAAGAAACGTAACTATTCAGAAAAGATGCCCCCAGCTTTCCCGCCCCCAGATAACTGCTCGAAGGGGCTTTAAAAAACACAGAGAAATTGTTGTTTTCCCACCGTTTCAAGGGATTCCGTCAACAAAGACAAATAGTTTATAGGGAATCAACGAGGCTGACACAAACCaagaaaaatcgagaaaaagaacaagatcaGTAACAATGAGAATGATCACACAGACCGACGGGGTCAGCGGAGAGATCGGAGAGAGAACTTAAAAAAAGGGTCCAAGTCCGACATCAATTTACATCAGCGCCTAGGAACTCACAGGCTGAAGCTCTTTCCCGTGCGTCCCTGGATTCACGGGCTGAATGTCATCGTAAATAACgaggccaagaaaataatgggGGGTCCTAGACCGATACATAGGCCATAGGCCACTCCATTAATCGGCTGCCACGTGTTCAATTGGGAcccattaatttcaatttttttttctcctccgttgtcccctctctcttctctcactcATGGCTTCAAAGTTGGACAACTGCATCATGGCACAAGCAATGAGTTCACCCCTTCTTTAGCCTCAACGAGCCCACCACCCACAACGACGCCACCGGGAATTGATGCTTGCGCACACAGGATGAAAATGCTGCCAAGCTTGGGCTTACAGTTTTCGTGAGGTCGAGGTGTTTGTGTTTTTTGAGATTATGAAGTTTCTGCAGCTTGGAGCAGGCTTTGAGTTCTTCTTCTGTTCCATTTTCTCAATGACCTCGAGATTTGTCTGCAGAGGAAGAGAGGACTGGGAAAGgaatttaattaagttttaattttgaCTTACTTTGATTCCCAATGAACAATAAAAACTAGAGATTTTGCTTGTGAATTTTCCCTGTAAATTTGGCCTATCTTGCCGTGCACATCTTGTTTGCGGAGCTTGTTAATGGAGTGCAGGCATTACCAGATTTATGGCGTGGTGCAGAAGCAAAAAGAAGTGACTGAAGAAGACAGAGGGGgtgaaagagagggagagagaagcagaCTATGGCCTACATAGACACGGGATGATCAACGAGTGGAGTAGACTATGGCCCATGCAGCGGTCCAGGACCACCTAGTATTTGGGCAGTGTCGGTGTGTAAAGCTGTGCTAGGTAAGAACTGCGCCAGATACCATCGCATTTCTGTATAAAAAGAAGTGATCATGAATGAATCAATTGATGTACCTTCCTCGAAGTTTGGCAGCAATATTCTAGCATTTCCCCAGAATGTGAATGCATTTGGATCCGCTGAATATGTGATTCTGCCTCGGACGACTGGCCTGCCGTACCCTGAAAatcttcataaaaataaaacccgATTGGCGAACCAGTTGTTTAAACTCATGCACGCAGTCCGGACACACTTCATGACACCAAAATCATCAAGAAACTTCCTCTCTTGTTCGGTTGCCCGGCAAATGCATGGTGAGCTTCCTTCGACTACGAAGTTCTTTAGGAAcgacttttcttttcaattagtGCACACTCATTGCTTCatgttgaaataattaaatatttaaccATGCTTTCGTCTTGAGTTTAAATCTTTTCAGGCCACAATTACCTCCCTAATTAAATACGTTCACGCTTATACTAGGTAAAAAGATCAGACTAAGTATGAGAGAgagtgttagaataattaaatattaaactacgttttcatctaacaatttaaatttttaaaacattcGACAGTGGTCCTACAAAATTCACACTTCCCACCCGAAGTTCACATGGTATGCCCACCCAGACCAGCATTTGCCCTAGAAATTTTGATGAGTTCCAGCTTACCTGCATCGATTACGAAGATACTGAAGTATGATGCATTTAGTAATCGAAATCAAAGTTCTGTTCTTCGTTACGAAAACACAG
This Eucalyptus grandis isolate ANBG69807.140 chromosome 7, ASM1654582v1, whole genome shotgun sequence DNA region includes the following protein-coding sequences:
- the LOC104454656 gene encoding protein DETOXIFICATION 43 isoform X1, which gives rise to MAEDSDVRVADSVIEESDLNTPEAMPEGPDQHDPVVVIEEIDQHPLRSKWNIPISVFFRDLRHVFKRDELGREIWGIAFPAALALAADPVASLIDTAFIGRLGPVEIAAVGVSIAIFNQASKVTIFPLVSITTSFVAEEETIGKTCASLEEHENPKKCSTKNTEMKELMPDDEMLEKLERGSTNNREVKDLVPTEDFSATTCKSTPIFSSKPKKAKLSKERRHIPSASTALVLGGILGLLQTLFLIFGAKLLLSLMGIKSDSPMMTPARKYLTLRALGAPAVLLSLAMQGVFRGFKDTKTPLYATVAGDLTNIVLDPILIFACGLGVSGAAIAHVLSQYLISLILLLRLMKQVNLLPPSGKDLQFRRFLKNGILLLARVIAATICVTLAASMAARLGSTPMAAFQVCLQVWMTSSLLADGLAVAGQAILASAFAEKDYDRAIAAGVRVLQMGFVLGMGLAVLVGVGLRFGSGVFSKDINVQHLIFVGIPFIAATQPINCLAFVLDGVNFGASDFAYSAFSMVTVSLISIASLFLLSKSNGYVGIWVALTIYMVLRALVGLGRMGTGSGPWRFIREGLLPQRL
- the LOC104454656 gene encoding protein DETOXIFICATION 43 isoform X2 encodes the protein MAEDSDVRVADSVIEESDLNTPEAMPEGPDQHDPVVVIEEIDQHPLRSKWNIPISVFFRDLRHVFKRDELGREIWGIAFPAALALAADPVASLIDTAFIGRLGPVEIAAVGVSIAIFNQASKVTIFPLVSITTSFVAEEETIGKTCASLEEHENPKKCSTKNTEMKELMPDDEMLEKLERGSTNNREVKDLVPTEDFSATTCKSTPIFSSKPKKAKLSKERRHIPSASTALVLGGILGLLQTLFLIFGAKLLLSLMGIKSDSPMMTPARKYLTLRALGAPAVLLSLAMQGVFRGFKDTKTPLYATVAGDLTNIVLDPILIFACGLGVSGAAIAHVLSQYLISLILLLRLMKQVNLLPPSGILLLARVIAATICVTLAASMAARLGSTPMAAFQVCLQVWMTSSLLADGLAVAGQAILASAFAEKDYDRAIAAGVRVLQMGFVLGMGLAVLVGVGLRFGSGVFSKDINVQHLIFVGIPFIAATQPINCLAFVLDGVNFGASDFAYSAFSMVTVSLISIASLFLLSKSNGYVGIWVALTIYMVLRALVGLGRMGTGSGPWRFIREGLLPQRL